The Setaria italica strain Yugu1 chromosome IX, Setaria_italica_v2.0, whole genome shotgun sequence genome has a window encoding:
- the LOC101757430 gene encoding tubby-like F-box protein 6 isoform X1, with the protein MSFRSLIQDMRDEFGSISRHTLRSRSHRSAGNASRAAVAEPSEAMDQSCWAQLPPELLREVLVRIEASESWWPARKDVVSCAGVCRTWRGIMKEAVCVPEVSGKLTFPISLKQPGPRDGTLKCFIRRNRTTQTYYLYIGLTEALADDGKFLLAARKCRKPTCTDYLISLDKVDMSKGSSTYIGKLRSNFLGTKFTVYDAHPPYDGAVVSKSRSARVVGLNQVSPRIPAGNYPVSHISYELNVLGSRGPRRMNCVMDSIPASAVEEGGKAPTQTEFPLSSLDSFPSIPFFRSKSARIDTTSQSSTQKEDRLVLKNKSPRWHEQLQCWCLNFRGRVTVASVKNFQLVASEDNGSGNQENDKVILQFGKIGKDLFTMDYRYPISAFQAFAICLSSFDTKIACE; encoded by the exons atgtcttTCAGGAGCCTGATTCAGGACATGAGGGACGAGTTCGGGAGCATCTCGCGGCACACCCTGCGGTCCCGGTCTCACCGGTCCGCCGGCAACGCGTCGCGGGCGGCGGTCGCGGAGCCGTCGGAGGCCATGGATCAGAGCTGCTGGGCGCAGCTGCCCCCCGAGCTCCTGCGGGAGGTGCTGGTGAGGATCGAGGCGTCGGAGAGCTGGTGGCCGGCCCGCAAGGACGTCGTGTCGTGCGCCGGCGTCTGCCGGACCTGGCGGGGCATAATGAAGGAGGCCGTGTGCGTCCCGGAGGTGTCAGGGAAGCTCACGTTCCCCATCTCGCTCAAGCAG CCTGGCCCAAGGGATGGCACTCTTAAATGTTTCATCCGGAGGAATCGGACTACTCAGACATATTATCTGTATATTGGACTGACAGAAG CATTGGCAGATGATGGGAAATTTCTACTTGCTGCACGCAAGTGCCGGAAGCCCACATGCACAGACTACCTAATTTCTCTTGATAAGGTTGATATGTCAAAGGGAAGCAGCACCTATATTGGCAAGCTAAG ATCAAACTTTCTTGGTACAAAGTTCACAGTCTATGATGCTCATCCACCATATGATGGAGCTGTGGTCTCAAAGAGTCGCTCTGCACGTGTGGTTGGTTTGAACCAGGTCTCCCCCAGAATCCCTGCTGGGAACTATCCTGTTTCACATATTTCGTACGAGCTGAATGTTCTGGGATCCAG AGGTCCAAGAAGGATGAACTGTGTTATGGATTCCATCCCCGCATCAGCTGTTGAGGAAGGAGGGAAAGCTCCAACACAGACTGAATTTCCACTCAGTAGCCTTGATTCTTTCCCATCAATTCCATTCTTCAGATCTAAATCAGCTCGGATAGACACAACTTCGCAATCATCGACTCAGAAGGAAGATAGGCTCGTGCTGAAGAATAAGTCTCCTAGGTGGCATGAACAACTGCAGTGTTGGTGCCTGAATTTTCGTGGTCGGGTCACTGTTGCCTCAGTAAAAAACTTTCAGCTGGTGGCTTCTGAAGACAACGGATCAGGTAACCAGGAGAATGACAAGGTGATTCTCCAGTTTGGAAAGATTGGAAAAGACTTGTTCACCATGGACTACCGTTATCCGATATCAGCATTTCAAGCTTTTGCAATTTGCCTGAGCAGCTTCGATACCAAAATAGCCTGCGAATGA
- the LOC101757430 gene encoding tubby-like F-box protein 6 isoform X2 yields the protein MSFRSLIQDMRDEFGSISRHTLRSRSHRSAGNASRAAVAEPSEAMDQSCWAQLPPELLREVLVRIEASESWWPARKDVVSCAGVCRTWRGIMKEAVCVPEVSGKLTFPISLKQPGPRDGTLKCFIRRNRTTQTYYLYIGLTEDDGKFLLAARKCRKPTCTDYLISLDKVDMSKGSSTYIGKLRSNFLGTKFTVYDAHPPYDGAVVSKSRSARVVGLNQVSPRIPAGNYPVSHISYELNVLGSRGPRRMNCVMDSIPASAVEEGGKAPTQTEFPLSSLDSFPSIPFFRSKSARIDTTSQSSTQKEDRLVLKNKSPRWHEQLQCWCLNFRGRVTVASVKNFQLVASEDNGSGNQENDKVILQFGKIGKDLFTMDYRYPISAFQAFAICLSSFDTKIACE from the exons atgtcttTCAGGAGCCTGATTCAGGACATGAGGGACGAGTTCGGGAGCATCTCGCGGCACACCCTGCGGTCCCGGTCTCACCGGTCCGCCGGCAACGCGTCGCGGGCGGCGGTCGCGGAGCCGTCGGAGGCCATGGATCAGAGCTGCTGGGCGCAGCTGCCCCCCGAGCTCCTGCGGGAGGTGCTGGTGAGGATCGAGGCGTCGGAGAGCTGGTGGCCGGCCCGCAAGGACGTCGTGTCGTGCGCCGGCGTCTGCCGGACCTGGCGGGGCATAATGAAGGAGGCCGTGTGCGTCCCGGAGGTGTCAGGGAAGCTCACGTTCCCCATCTCGCTCAAGCAG CCTGGCCCAAGGGATGGCACTCTTAAATGTTTCATCCGGAGGAATCGGACTACTCAGACATATTATCTGTATATTGGACTGACAGAAG ATGATGGGAAATTTCTACTTGCTGCACGCAAGTGCCGGAAGCCCACATGCACAGACTACCTAATTTCTCTTGATAAGGTTGATATGTCAAAGGGAAGCAGCACCTATATTGGCAAGCTAAG ATCAAACTTTCTTGGTACAAAGTTCACAGTCTATGATGCTCATCCACCATATGATGGAGCTGTGGTCTCAAAGAGTCGCTCTGCACGTGTGGTTGGTTTGAACCAGGTCTCCCCCAGAATCCCTGCTGGGAACTATCCTGTTTCACATATTTCGTACGAGCTGAATGTTCTGGGATCCAG AGGTCCAAGAAGGATGAACTGTGTTATGGATTCCATCCCCGCATCAGCTGTTGAGGAAGGAGGGAAAGCTCCAACACAGACTGAATTTCCACTCAGTAGCCTTGATTCTTTCCCATCAATTCCATTCTTCAGATCTAAATCAGCTCGGATAGACACAACTTCGCAATCATCGACTCAGAAGGAAGATAGGCTCGTGCTGAAGAATAAGTCTCCTAGGTGGCATGAACAACTGCAGTGTTGGTGCCTGAATTTTCGTGGTCGGGTCACTGTTGCCTCAGTAAAAAACTTTCAGCTGGTGGCTTCTGAAGACAACGGATCAGGTAACCAGGAGAATGACAAGGTGATTCTCCAGTTTGGAAAGATTGGAAAAGACTTGTTCACCATGGACTACCGTTATCCGATATCAGCATTTCAAGCTTTTGCAATTTGCCTGAGCAGCTTCGATACCAAAATAGCCTGCGAATGA
- the LOC101760290 gene encoding inactive beta-amylase 9 has product MEAVLMQRAAAAQARWGCVGEAAMAGAGQQSAGVVRLGAARRAAGGAVRASRLGPVRAHVSAERSMEAAGEGLVVEEEDAVRLFVGLPADVVVSDGRGVCRPRAVSAALRALKLLGVDGVELPVSWAAVQPGPGGWFEWAGYRAIAAMVCDAGLDLRVSLRTDGDALPEWVADAAAADPDVLFTDRSGHRREGCLSFAVDELPVLLGKSPLEAYEAFFRSFADEFNDLLGSTITDVTVSLGPNGELRYPSYPPGNNGSADGYSGVGEFQCYDMYMLARLKRHAESSGQPLWGLSGPHDGPRYDESPESSAFFREPGGSWNTAYGEFFLSWYAGELLAHGDRVLAAASRAFAGKPVELSAKVPLLCGSRPAAEVTAGLHGGYVPVAKMFARHGCTVIACGVDARLDARAEEHLARVKAACAERGARLAAESAPLAVARDGAGATGVWLSAGRTRPRQFTYQRMGADFFSPGHWPLFVQFVRALECPEEAHEDDLPGGIAGGERLTVPSASAVQGDARAVQTV; this is encoded by the exons ATGGAGGCAGTGCTGatgcagcgggcggcggcggcgcaggcgaggTGGGGGTGCGTCGgggaggcggcgatggcgggCGCCGGCCAGCAGTCGGCCGGCGTCGTCCggctcggcgcggcgcggcgtgccgCCGGTGGGGCCGTCCGGGCCAGCAGGCTGGGCCCCGTGCGGGCGCACGTCTCCGCCGAGCGGAGCATGGAGGCTGCCGGCGAGGggttggtggtggaggaggaggacgcggtgAGGCTGTTCGTGGGCCTCCCCGCGGACGTGGTGGTCTCGGACGGCCGTGGGGTGTGCCGCCCGAGGGCCGTCTCGGCGGCGCTGCGCGCGCTCAAGCTGCTCGGCGTCGACGGCGTGGAGCTGCCGGTGTCGTGGGCCGCGGTGCAGCCCGGGCCCGGGGGCTGGTTCGAGTGGGCCGGGTACCGGGCCATCGCCGCCATGGTCTGCGACGCGGGGCTCGACCTCCGCGTCTCGCTCCGCACCGACGGCGACGCGCTCCCTGAGTGGGTggccgacgccgcggccgccgaccccGACGTCCTCTTCACCGACCGGTCCGGGCACCGCCGCGAGGGGTGCCTCTCCTTCGCCGTCGACGAGCTCCCGGTGCTCCTCGGCAAGTCGCCGCTCGAGGCCTACGAGGCCTTCTTCCGCAGCTTCGCCGACGAGTTCAACGACCTCTTGGGGTCAACCATTACG GATGTGACCGTGAGCCTGGGTCCCAACGGCGAGCTCCGGTACCCGTCGTACCCGCCGGGGAACAACGGCTCCGCCGACGGCTACTCCGGCGTGGGCGAGTTCCAGTGCTACGACATGTACATGCTGGCGCGGCTGAAGCGTCACGCCGAGTCGTCCGGGCAGCCGCTGTGGGGCCTGTCAGGCCCCCACGACGGGCCGCGGTACGACGAGTCGCCGGAGTCGTCTGCCTTCTTCCGGGAGCCGGGGGGCTCGTGGAACACCGCGTACGGGGAGTTCTTCCTGTCCTGGTACGCCGGGGAGCTCCTGGCGCACGGCGACCGCGTCCTGGCCGCGGCGTCGAGGGCGTTCGCCGGCAAGCCCGTCGAGCTGTCCGCCAAGGTGCCGCTCCTGTGCGGGtcgcgcccggcggcggaggtCACCGCGGGGCTCCACGGCGGGTACGTCCCCGTCGCCAAGATGTTCGCGCGGCACGGGTGCACGGTGATCGCGTGCGGCGTGGATGCGCGGCTCGACGCCCGGGCGGAGGAGCACCTGGCGCGGGTCAAGGCCGCCTGCGCGGAGCGCGGGGCGCGCCTCGCCGCGGAGAGCGCGCCGCTCGCCGTGGCGCGCGACGGCGCGGGCGCCACGGGCGTCTGGCTGTCCGCGGGCCGCACCCGGCCGCGCCAGTTCACGTACCAGCGGATGGGCGCCGACTTCTTCTCGCCGGGCCACTGGCCGCTGTTCGTGCAGTTCGTGCGCGCTCTGGAGTGCCCCGAGGAGGCCCACGAGGACGACCTGCCGGGCGGcattgccggcggcgagcggctcaCCGTGCCGTCGGCCTCCGCCGTGCAGGGCGACGCCAGGGCCGTGCAGACCGTGTGA